Below is a genomic region from Trichocoleus sp..
CAAAAGAGCTAAGAGAGCATATTCACTCTTACAAGACAGTTCCACAGGTTAGCGCAGCGAATTGTTCTATTTCATTATACCCCGGTTCTCCACTGGGGTATGTAGATTTTTAGAAAAACGATCGTATCGATCTGTTTGATAGCACAGATATTAATTACGTGCTGGTTGCTATAGGAAACCTGTTTAAAGAATGAAAAAGACCCAAGTTCCAAAAGGAAGCTTAGGTCTTCATAGAGAGAACAGAATGCCCTCTCTATAGAATTTGGTTCAAGAACTAGAACGTGAAGGTCGTTCTGATCACACCGGCCAAAGAGTCGCTGTTATCATCGTTGTTGCCAGGGCTGTTCAACCATACAACACCAGGCGTGATAGCGATGTTGTCATTGACGCGGAAGCGATAGAAGCCTTGAACAGTGAATGGTGTGTCTTGGCTTCTCACATTAGACAAGCCAGTGTCGAAGAGAGCATCACCGAAACCCCCAGCATAGAGCGGCGCACCTGCTAGGATACCAAGCAAGTTGCCATCACCACCCAGGTCAGGGAATGCAAGCGTTGCCTGGTAGCTCCAGACATCATAGTCACCTCGGTTAATAGCGCGAATCGGAGCGTAAGCAACGCCACCACCCAATTCAAAGCCACCAAACTTGAAGTTAACCTGTGCACCGTAGACGTTCGCAACTTCAGGACGGTCTTCGGTCAAGAAGCCAAAACCACCACCAACATAGGTGTTGGCATACATGATACCTGCATCAAAACCGTTGCTCAGGAAGGTCAACTGAGCCATTGCAGAGTAGTCACCGTTAAACAGACCAGCACCAGAGCTAGAAGTTTGAGCTTCAGCACCAGAGTAGCTTAGGTCGAGGCTAAGGTTATCGCTCAATTGAATGAACGCGCCTGCACCTGTATCACCGGTCACCAGAGCGTACTGCTGAGGCGTACCGAAGTTTGTCAATGCACCAGCACCACTGCTATCAAAGGGGCTGATTGAGCTAGTAACGTAGTCCGTATCACTGGTGTTGTTTGCACCAATCAAGATATTGACGCGCTCGCCCAGCGGGAACTGATAGAACAATTGGTTCAACGTTACGTTGTCGCCAGTACCGCCACCTGACCCGAAGGACCAGCCCATGCCAGGAGTGCTAGCCAAAGAATCGAAGTCTTGGAAGCTTCGAGCTTGCAGACGAGCGCGCAACAAGTCATTTCCGGTGAAGCTAGTGTCAAAGTTCAGACGAACACGATAACCAGCAATCGTTTGATCGTCAAAAGCATCATCGTCGTAGTCAAAAGGAACTGCTGCTGCGAAAATCGTCTCACCATTTAACTTAGTAGTGGTGGAGAACTGGTTTGCTTCTAACTCAGAAGTACGAGCTTCCAGAGCATCAACACGACCACGCAGAGTTGCGAGTTCAGCCGCGAATTCCTCTTGCAAACGCTGAAGCGTAGCTAGATCTTCTCTCGTTGCCAGATCAGCTGTGCTCGAAGCGATTAGTTCACTGATGCGATCTAAGCAAGCGTTTAAACCAGCCGCAAACTCATAACGAGTCATTGCCCGCTGACCTTTGTAGGTTCCATCAGGATAACCAGCAATACAGCCATAGCGCTCGACTAAAGACTGAAGAGCTTGAAATGCCCAGTCAGTTGGCTGAACGTCAGAGAGTTGAGTGATAGAGGTAACTTGAGACTGAGAGCTGTTCTCGTTACCGTACTGAAGAATTTGATCGAGCGAAGCAGCGCTAGGTGTAGAACTAGAAGCAGGAGCAGCCTGAGCCAGCTGTACGGGAGCTGCAGGAGCAGCAACGCTAGAAGCAGGAGCAGCCTGAGCCAGTTGTACGGGAGCTGCAGGAGCAGCAACGCTAGAAGCAGGAGCAGTATTTGCTAGTACCTCTGCACCAGATTGAGCTTCCGCTGCAATAGCAGAAGAAGAAACAAGCAGAGCTGCGCCCAGTAAAGCAGGCGTAGCGATAAGAGAGTTCCACAGAACTTTATGTAACATCGTTAAATTCCTCACACCTAACCTAAAGTGACTTTAGATTCCACACTAACATTGTAAGACTTGAGAGCTTTCCGGAGCAAGAAGGTTAACAAAAAACTCATGTTTGACCTGCCGTCCATACTGGATTAATGCGACATACCTTATTGAGATACTTATCGTCTTCCAGGTAACTCAAGATCGGATACATAAAACTATCC
It encodes:
- a CDS encoding iron uptake porin encodes the protein MLHKVLWNSLIATPALLGAALLVSSSAIAAEAQSGAEVLANTAPASSVAAPAAPVQLAQAAPASSVAAPAAPVQLAQAAPASSSTPSAASLDQILQYGNENSSQSQVTSITQLSDVQPTDWAFQALQSLVERYGCIAGYPDGTYKGQRAMTRYEFAAGLNACLDRISELIASSTADLATREDLATLQRLQEEFAAELATLRGRVDALEARTSELEANQFSTTTKLNGETIFAAAVPFDYDDDAFDDQTIAGYRVRLNFDTSFTGNDLLRARLQARSFQDFDSLASTPGMGWSFGSGGGTGDNVTLNQLFYQFPLGERVNILIGANNTSDTDYVTSSISPFDSSGAGALTNFGTPQQYALVTGDTGAGAFIQLSDNLSLDLSYSGAEAQTSSSGAGLFNGDYSAMAQLTFLSNGFDAGIMYANTYVGGGFGFLTEDRPEVANVYGAQVNFKFGGFELGGGVAYAPIRAINRGDYDVWSYQATLAFPDLGGDGNLLGILAGAPLYAGGFGDALFDTGLSNVRSQDTPFTVQGFYRFRVNDNIAITPGVVWLNSPGNNDDNSDSLAGVIRTTFTF